A stretch of Episyrphus balteatus chromosome 2, idEpiBalt1.1, whole genome shotgun sequence DNA encodes these proteins:
- the LOC129908316 gene encoding all trans-polyprenyl-diphosphate synthase PDSS2, whose protein sequence is MLSKHLMQQVMRYRFSSAIAQLPVTFTQTRLLGVSPRCDEKFATKQVPKHDWNRAVSEAERIVGYPTSFLSLRWLLSDEIANVALHLRKLVGSNHPLLKTAKHLLYNGKNTMQAWGLIVLLISKAAGHAPSIPDMEQDKSAGVLHSQRALAEITEMIRISHLVHNSLVNLQRSTEAGKDVANYEDMTFGNKIGLLTGDYLLAHSCAELANLRNQEICELISSAVRDFSESEFIGDRDEQNNPLPSKPGTVYPRNAVQTKPFVSDFTETDALIPIDVQSTFGDPEKEWEVRHILNAGSLLGKSCQGSLKLAGQNEEMQKLGYLFGKHLSLAWQACLDAEPFHSNTLPSDATFSLIGAPVLFHLKHDPSLYEEIEKGMVSVDNINYQKLHKIILEGPGLEKTKELQHKHTTAAMHVLERFPPSDARTALENIILAMQDM, encoded by the exons ATGTTAAGTAAGCATCTTATGCAACAAGTGATGAGGTATCGCTTCTCCTCAGCAATAGCTCAACTTCCTGTGACTTTCACCCAAACCCGATTGCTTGGTGTGTCGCCAAGGTGCGATGAGAAGTTTGCCACCAAGCAAGTGCCGAAGCACGATTGGAATCGTGCTGTTAGTGAGGCCGAACGTATTGTTGGGTATCCAACATCGTTCCTCAGCCTTCGGTGGCTTCTGAGCGATGAAATTGCCAATGTGGCCTTGCATCTGCGGAAGCTGGTGGGGAGCAATCATCCATTGCTCAAGACAGCCAA GCATTTACTTTATAATGGAAAGAATACAATGCAAGCATGGGGATTGATTGTCTTGCTAATATCTAAAGCTGCAGGTCATGCACCATCTATTCCAGATATGGAACAAGATAAAAGTGCAGGAGTACTTCATTCGCAGAGAGCATTGGCTGAGATTACCGAAATGATTCGGATTTCACATTTGGTTCATAAT AGTTTGGTTAACCTGCAACGCTCTACTGAGGCCGGCAAGGACGTAGCCAACTATGAGGACATGACATTTGGAAATAAAATTGGTCTCCTTACTGGCGATTACCTCCTAGCGCATTCTTGTGCTGAATTAGCAAATCTTCGAAATCAAGAAATTTGTGAACTCATCTCATCAGCCGTCCGAGATTTCAGTGAGTCTGAATTCATCGGCGATCGCGATGAACAAAATAATCCACTTCCATCGAAACCGGGTACCGTCTATCCACGCAATGCAGTACAAACAAAACCATTTGTTAGTGATTTCACCGAAACCGATGCACTAATACCCATCGATGTGCAATCTACTTTTGGTGATCCCGAAAAAGAATGGGAAGTTCGTCATATTTTAAATGCGGGCAGTTTATTGGGTAAAAGTTGTCAAGGATCCTTAAAGTTAGCCGGTCAAAATGAAGAAATGCAAAAACTTGGCTATTTATTTGGTAAACATTTGTCCTTGGCCTGGCAGGCTTGTCTAGATGCTGAACCTTTCCACAGCAACACATTACCATCcg atGCTACATTCAGTTTGATCGGTGCTCCAGTTTTATTCCACCTCAAACACGATCCGTCGTTGTatgaagaaattgaaaaaggCATGGTTTCAGTTGACAATATTAACTACCAAAAGCTACACAAAATCATCTTGGAAGGCCCGGGATTGGAGAAAACAAAAGAACTCCAGCACAAGCACACCACAGCAGCGATGCATGTTCTGGAAAGATTTCCTCCATCAGATGCCCGAACGGCACTAGAGAATATTATATTAGCAATGCAGGATATGTAG